Proteins encoded by one window of Pseudomonadota bacterium:
- a CDS encoding Jag N-terminal domain-containing protein yields the protein MSIKMEYEGTNIDDAIQKACAGLKVDRENLNIEVLSTGSAGIFGLCRKAAKILVTRKENEEAVLSRSKSRLPEKKTSKDREQNIQKKIDPVVDISQEVLDTIKADLVKLLELMGYSFDVSMSVSGRKALAHISGENLEGIVGPEGQTIDGLQFLLRKIVSRKFEEKIMLSLDAGDYREARGQELEKQALELAEEVKKTGKTATISAINPAERRIVHMVLQNDTTIRSRSVGDGLFKKILIYLPGKGRKKPSGKRRSPGKRPEKTLGQAMESE from the coding sequence ATGTCAATAAAAATGGAATATGAAGGAACAAATATAGACGATGCGATCCAGAAGGCTTGCGCCGGATTGAAGGTAGACAGGGAAAACCTGAATATTGAAGTTCTGTCGACAGGCTCCGCAGGGATTTTTGGCTTATGCCGGAAGGCCGCAAAAATTCTGGTGACAAGAAAGGAGAATGAAGAAGCAGTTTTATCCAGGAGCAAGTCACGTCTTCCGGAGAAGAAAACCTCCAAAGACCGAGAGCAAAACATCCAGAAAAAAATTGATCCAGTAGTTGATATTTCCCAGGAAGTGCTTGATACCATTAAAGCCGACTTGGTGAAACTGCTCGAACTCATGGGCTATTCCTTTGATGTTTCCATGTCTGTTAGTGGGCGAAAAGCGTTAGCCCATATCTCCGGTGAAAACCTCGAAGGTATCGTCGGGCCGGAAGGACAAACCATTGACGGATTGCAGTTTCTTTTGCGGAAGATAGTAAGCAGAAAGTTTGAAGAAAAAATCATGCTTTCTCTGGATGCGGGAGATTACCGCGAAGCACGGGGGCAGGAACTTGAAAAACAGGCACTGGAACTTGCTGAAGAAGTAAAGAAAACAGGCAAGACTGCCACGATCTCCGCAATTAACCCGGCTGAGCGCAGAATTGTTCATATGGTTCTGCAGAACGACACGACTATCCGGAGTCGCAGTGTCGGTGACGGGCTGTTTAAAAAAATACTTATTTATCTCCCGGGAAAAGGCCGGAAAAAACCCTCGGGCAAGCGACGGAGTCCTGGAAAAAGGCCGGAAAAAACCCTCGGGCAAGCGATGGAGTCCGAGTAA